The following are encoded together in the Tripterygium wilfordii isolate XIE 37 chromosome 3, ASM1340144v1, whole genome shotgun sequence genome:
- the LOC119995680 gene encoding protein SCAR2-like, producing the protein MPLSRYKVRSEYGLADPELYRAADKDDPEALLEGVAMAGLVGVLRQLGDLAEFAAEMFHDLHEEVMATAARGHGLMARVQQLEAEFPLVEKALLSQTNHSLFFGSPGVDWHPHLCFEQNLITRGDLPRFVMDSYEECRGPPRLFLLDKFDVAGAGACLKRYTDPSFFKVEGTSVGVPTVEVQREKKIRKVKKKGSRWRNGETPEIVPASHTKLQQLFLEECIENSFSNPARLVNLKKRQLNGSPFDSKSGKSYMEKFIGSPPECKTICETSVFAPPLNLAPGNSSVSGLEIIEISTVTHVKNVLPGEESVCSPRNGRELAPRPCMDQLKGDVTDREIVKVVEQTAAGEVEETLSPHDKIALDLGDRTEGSEDGDDAISEIDNFMDALASMESEMETDTEYRMKNNQGYLNASKHETDSDANEEQLGVLAHFSDSQSMGNSSLSDDGNSSFKRGGSSFSCFDTRSNLAENNPSDVEETAKMIPFTEASVVETVELPSNQLPAYMKTSGTTSLDHVMSDDNSIEEENAPYLGEASSSFSKDSENMHVEYDTGISSLVVSLPVADSDEIPSKCIIDGANAINIEKDVRNLVESSVAVSDFSPKERDNFLFRCDGMRERDSNLLSDASVNLSNITDIDRDKCWIDNSRNDVLPTSHLEDNCAKDLSDEHNCSPYSEKLPSTLSAEMSSDSALLLDPSDTTKPDGMACQDKDYFPDTDVNSENLAPAVNNPELLGIEETQPSDVADDISRLKCDSTEVGFPYVEETSKTAGGDKIGSFASEIESVGEGDFSLEYISSYAYKEGLEGSVSFDGMVNETSSVEDEAVCSTMAASVSTDVVKDVTCPSLHLVSSPANSFTDLQECISSSEDLHQRRLEFIEAMSMECLAESESEKDVNQLKTAPKDLDCVTCESVHYKQCDQETLEDALDTSGQTQRNSLKESTSSPSPSCYPSEPVISLEQSLEWQAGQCNVKTLNVDEASFKSLNQASPDCRLSEPISSSEPSVQLHVEQCEDKFLPADFASLESLDQQSDQMKSPGHIDEGTSLVTSPKSCPEHLSQSPLSDTLVELASQELNDCKMAVSPLDTMFPQFGLFSEATNVNLEEIPPLPPLPPMQWLGKIRITPHVAQREVVEQSEDSFRLIQPSSAVDKAQFNLSVSEKEIVQPDNPFWSSMYADYKRQEVSEEIASNSGQASPFSLQSSTGVLDANSQHDELASVGTKLLNPFLPLPNDRPEHFFLGLEGEPITSSTHPFTPIPSEEYTTRRYSVPSQDTSIQPLNQLAPEKGFKAKAPEHTPQNSEGEERNPPVASLPLLPEEQLQHGSVTSQGETIWPSNAFALPPAYDVGKPNGSKLPRPRNPLIDAVTAHDKSKLRKVTERIRPQIEPKADERDSLLEQIRTKSFNLKPAVVTRPNIQGPKTNLKVAAILEKANAIRQALAGSDDDEDADSWSDS; encoded by the exons ATGCCGTTGTCGAGGTACAAGGTAAGGAGCGAGTACGGTCTGGCCGATCCGGAGCTATACAGAGCGGCGGATAAAGATGATCCCGAAGCGCTTTTGGAAGGAGTCGCTATGGCAGGACTCGTCGGAGTTCTGCGCCAGCTTGGCGACTTGGCAGA GTTTGCTGCTGAGATGTTTCATGATTTGCATGAGGAAGTAATGGCAACTGCTGCCAGGGGACATGGTCTAATGGCTCGTGTTCAACAACTCGAGGCAGAATTTCCTTTAGTTGAGAAAGCATTGTTGTCCCAAACTAACCATTCGTTATTCTTTGGCAGTCCAG GTGTCGACTGGCATCCACATCTATGCTTTGAACAAAATCTTATAACTCGTGGAGACTTACCTCGCTTTGTAATGGACTCTTATGAAGAATGCCGGGGCCCACCACGGCTATTCCTTCTTGACAA GTTTGATGTTGCTGGGGCTGGGGCATGTTTGAAGCGTTACACAGATCCATCATTTTTCAAAGTTGAAGGGACATCTGTGGGAGTACCAACAGTGGAAGTTcaaagggagaaaaaaatcCGCAAAGTGAAG AAGAAAGGATCACGCTGGCGAAATGGAGAAACCCCAGAAATTGTGCCAGCATCACACACCAA ACTACAGCAGTTGTTTCTGGAGGAGTGTATTGAAAATAGTTTTAGCAACCCTGCGCGTCTTGTGAACTTAAAGAAAAGGCAGTTAAATGGGTCTCCATTTGATTCAAAATCTGGAAAAAGCTACATGGAAAAATTCATAGGAAGTCCTCCAGAATGTAAAACCATTTGTGAAACTTCTGTTTTTGCTCCCCCCTTGAATTTGGCACCTGGTAATTCGAGTGTATCAGGGCTCGAAATAATTGAAATCAGTACAGTGACTCATGTTAAAAATGTTCTGCCAGGAGAGGAAAGTGTATGTTCTCCACGTAATGGACGTGAACTGGCTCCAAGACCTTGTATGGATCAGTTAAAGGGAGATGTTACTGATAGAGAAATAGTTAAGGTCGTTGAACAAACTGCTGCAGGTGAGGTAGAAGAAACACTTTCTCCCCATGATAAAATAGCATTGGACTTGGGAGACAGAACAGAGGGCAGTGAAGATGGGGATGATGCGATTAGTGAAATAGATAATTTCATGGATGCTCTTGCTAGTATGGAGTCAGAAATGGAAACAGACACTGAGTATAGAATGAAGAACAACCAGGGTTACTTGAATGCTAGCAAACATGAGACAGATTCTGATGCAAATGAGGAACAGCTGGGAGTACTTGCTCATTTTTCAGATTCTCAGTCGATGGGAAACTCGTCTCTGTCAGATGATGGGAACAGTTCATTCAAAAGAGGAGGATCTAGCTTTTCTTGCTTTGATACTCGAAGCAATTTGGCTGAAAATAACCCATCTGATGTTGAAGAAACAGCTAAGATGATCCCTTTCACAGAAGCTTCTGTTGTTGAGACTGTTGAATTGCCATCCAATCAACTCCCTGCATATATGAAGACTTCAGGAACCACATCTCTTGATCATGTAATGTCTGATGATAATTCAATCGAGGAAGAAAATGCCCCTTATCTTGGAGAAGCATCCAGTTCATTTAGTAAAGATTCAGAAAACATGCATGTTGAATACGATACAGGAATAAGTTCTCTAGTAGTTTCATTACCAGTAGCTGATTCAGATGAAATACCCTCTAAATGTATTATAGATGGTGCCAATGCGATAAACATTGAAAAAGATGTGAGAAACCTGGTAGAGTCTTCTGTGGCTGTCTCTGACTTTTCACCCAAAGAGAGGGATAATTTTCTCTTCAGATGTGATGGGATGCGTGAGAGAGATTCAAATCTTCTTTCTGATGCTTCAGTGAATTTGTCAAACATAACAGATATTGATCGTGACAAGTGCTGGATTGATAATTCAAGAAACGATGTGCTTCCAACATCTCATCTAGAAGACAATTGTGCAAAAGATTTGTCCGATGAACACAATTGTTCACCATATTCTGAGAAATTGCCTTCCACTCTTTCAGCAGAAATGTCTTCAGATAGTGCACTGCTGCTTGATCCTTCAGACACTACAAAACCTGACGGCATGGCCTGCCAAGACAAGGATTATTTTCCAGATACTGATGTAAACTCAGAAAATTTAGCTCCTGCGGTGAATAATCCTGAACTTCTTGGAATTGAAGAAACGCAACCCTCAGATGTTGCAGATGATATCTCACGACTTAAATGTGATTCAACAGAAGTAGGATTTCCATATGTTGAAGAGACTTCTAAAACTGCGGGTGGTGATAAAATTGGTAGTTTTGCCTCTGAGATAGAGTCAGTGGGAGAAGGTGATTTTTCACTTGAATATATATCTAGTTATGCATATAAAGAGGGGCTTGAGGGATCAGTGAGCTTTGATGGTATGGTGAATGAAACTAGTTCAGTAGAGGATGAGGCTGTATGTTCTACAATGGCTGCTTCTGTTAGTACTGATGTCGTCAAAGATGTTACTTGTCCGTCTTTACATTTGGTTTCTTCTCCAGCTAATAGTTTTACAGATTTGCAAGAATGTATTTCTAGCTCTGAGGATCTACACCAGAGAAGATTGGAATTTATTGAGGCAATGTCTATGGAATGCCTTGCAGAATCAGAGTCAGAAAAGGATGTGAATCAGCTGAAGACGGCTCCCAAAGATTTAGATTGCGTAACTTGTGAGTCTGTCCATTATAAACAGTGCGACCAAGAAACTTTAGAGGATGCTCTCGATACTTCTGGTCAAACCCAAAGAAATTCGCTTAAAGAATCCACATCTTCACCTTCACCTTCTTGTTACCCTTCAGAGCCAGTAATTTCTTTGGAGCAATCATTAGAGTGGCAAGCTGGTCAATGTAATGTGAAAACTTTGAATGTAGATGAAGCAAGTTTTAAGTCTTTAAATCAGGCTTCACCTGATTGTCGTCTTTCAGAGCCTATATCTTCTTCAGAACCATCAGTGCAGTTGCATGTGGAGCAATGTGAGGATAAGTTCCTGCCAGCTGATTTTGCAAGTTTGGAGTCATTGGATCAGCAGTCTGACCAGATGAAATCTCCAGGTCACATAGATGAGGGGACATCCCTTGTGACTTCACCCAAATCTTGTCCAGAACATCTCAGCCAGTCTCCGTTGTCAGATACTTTGGTAGAGTTAGCCAGCCAGGAACTTAATGATTGTAAGATGGCTGTGAGTCCATTAGACACTATGTTTCCTCAATTTGGCTTGTTCTCTGAGGCAACTAATGTCAATCTGGAGGAGATACCCCCATTGCCACCTCTACCTCCCATGCAGTGGTTAGGAAAAATAAGGATTACTCCCCATGTTGCACAGAGAGAAGTGGTTGAACAAAGTGAGGATTCTTTCCGACTGATTCAGCCATCTTCAGCCGTCGACAAAGCTCAATTTAATTTATCCGTATCAGAGAAAGAGATTGTGCAGCCAGACAACCCGTTTTGGTCTTCCATGTATGCAGATTATAAGCGGCAAGAAGTTTCTGAAGAAATAGCCAGCAATTCAGGGCAGGCCAGTCCCTTCTCATTGCAATCTTCAACGGGGGTTCTGGATGCAAATAGTCAACATGATGAGCTTGCATCAGTGGGAACAAAACTGTTGAACCCATTTTTACCTCTACCTAATGACAGGCCTGAGCATTTTTTCCTGGGCTTAGAAGGAGAACCAATAACGTCTAGTACACATCCATTTACTCCTATTCCATCTGAGGAGTATACAACTAGACGTTATTCTGTACCATCACAGGATACATCAATTCAGCCTCTGAATCAATTAGCACCAGAAAAAGGTTTCAAGGCTAAGGCACCCGAACACACTCCACAAAATTCTGAAGGTGAAGAAAGGAATCCTCCTGTTGCATCTCTGCCACTCCTGCCGGAAGAGCAGCTTCAGCATGGATCTGTGACTTCACAGGGAGAAACAATATGGCCCTCAAATGCATTTGCTCTGCCACCAGCCTATGATGTTGGGAAGCCAAATGGGAGTAAGCTTCCCCGCCCTAGAAATCCTCTCATTGACGCTGTTACTGCTCATGACAAAAGCAAG TTGAGAAAGGTAACTGAAAGGATCCGGCCTCAGATTGAACCGAAGGCAGATGAAAGAGATTCATTGCTAGAGCAGATACGAACTAAG TCCTTTAACTTGAAGCCAGCAGTGGTGACAAGGCCTAACATTCAGGGTCCTAAGACCAACCTGAAGGTTGCTGCCATCCTGGAGAAAGCAAATGCAATCCGTCAG GCACTGGCTGGaagtgatgatgatgaggatgcaGATAGTTGGAGCGATTCTTGA
- the LOC119984170 gene encoding senescence associated gene 20-like, with translation MATESDSKRKPEMQNKAIVETLYKALSNVDKQTVTKLVASDLDYWFHGPPMCQHMMRVLTGDPSRTNFRFEPRSIEVVGEYVIVEGWEGKNVYWVHVWTIKDGLITQFREYFNTWLTVTCVNPRSWDTGNQSHNFWQSQPRDLARRSYPGLLLAI, from the coding sequence ATGGCTACAGAATCAGATTCGAAGCGAAAGCCGGAGATGCAAAACAAGGCTATTGTTGAGACACTGTACAAGGCATTGTCAAATGTTGACAAACAAACTGTGACAAAATTGGTGGCAAGTGACCTGGACTATTGGTTCCATGGACCTCCAATGTGCCAACACATGATGCGAGTGCTCACAGGGGACCCGAGCCGGACCAATTTCAGGTTCGAGCCCAGAAGCATTGAAGTTGTTGGCGAGTATGTGATTGTGGAGGGATGGGAAGGGAAAAATGTGTATTGGGTGCATGTTTGGACCATCAAAGATGGTCTGATTACACAGTTTAGGGAGTATTTCAATACATGGTTGACGGTGACTTGTGTAAACCCACGTAGTTGGGATACTGGGAACCAAAGCCACAACTTTTGGCAGAGCCAACCCAGAGACCTTGCGCGCCGGTCCTATCCTGGGCTTTTGCTGGCTATCTAG
- the LOC119995682 gene encoding uncharacterized protein LOC119995682, producing the protein MGKSPPINTITLQNLVRTSKSLKPASQFRKEKSKNMESSSRADRDERSSSNATRVPLSEIVSDCVKRWFKDTLKEAKAGDINMQVLVGQMYYSGYGVPRDAQKGRIWMTRASRTRSSVWKVSDKRPGYNASDSDSDELKGDS; encoded by the exons ATGGGCAAATCCCCTCCTATCAACACAATCACGCTACAAAATCTCGTGAGAACCTCGAAATCCTTAAAACCAGCGTCCCAATTTCGCAAGGAGAAGTCAAAGAACATGGAGAGCAGCAGCCGCGCTGACAGAGATGAGAGAAGTAGCAGCAACGCTACTCGGGTGCCGCTGTCGGAGATTGTATCGGATTGCGTAAAGCGGTGGTTCAAAGACACGCTTAAAGAAGCCAAAGCTGGGGATATCAACATGCAGGTCTTGGTGGGTCAGATGTATTACAGTGGTTATGGCGTTCCCAGAGACGCCCAAAAG GGGAGAATTTGGATGACGAGAGCATCAAGGACTAGATCCTCAGTTTGGAAAGTCAGTGATAAGCGTCCAG GTTATAATGCCAGTGACTCAGATTCAGATGAGTTGAAGGGTGATTCTTAG
- the LOC119984602 gene encoding wound-induced protein 1-like: MATNETNSPVAESDSNPTLETQIATLYRALAKSDRQAVAKLVATDLEYWFHGPPNCQHMMQVLTGESGRTDFNFEPRSIDVVGEYAIAEGWEGKNVYWVHVWTLKDGVITQFREYFNTWLTVRHTRPRSWHERRTLWQSQPRDLARRSLPGVVLAI, translated from the coding sequence ATGGCAACCAACGAAACAAACTCCCCAGTGGCGGAATCCGATTCGAATCCAACCCTGGAGACACAAATTGCTACACTGTACAGAGCATTGGCAAAAAGTGACAGACAGGCTGTAGCAAAATTGGTGGCGACTGACCTGGAGTATTGGTTCCATGGACCTCCAAACTGCCAACACATGATGCAGGTTCTTACGGGGGAATCCGGCCGAACCGACTTCAATTTCGAGCCCAGAAGCATTGACGTTGTTGGTGAGTATGCGATTGCTGAGGGATGGGAAGGGAAAAATGTGTACTGGGTCCATGTGTGGACCTTAAAAGATGGTGTGATAACACAATTTAGAGAGTATTTCAATACATGGCTTACTGTGAGGCATACAAGGCCACGGAGCTGGCATGAAAGGCGCACATTGTGGCAGAGCCAACCCAGAGACCTTGCGCGCCGGTCGTTGCCAGGGGTTGTACTGGCTATCTAG
- the LOC119995235 gene encoding short-chain dehydrogenase reductase 2a-like, with product MPAQVIPEKTIQGIDHHVLGRENPPPSPKSLDGKIAVVTGGARGIGEATVRLFVKNGAKVVIADVNDTLGLAVADSLGSNATFVHCDVSLEEDIENLINSTTARYGRIDILVNNAAVLGNQSKRKSIMEFDADEFDKIMSINVRGIALGIKHASRVMTKRGCGSIINMASVAGVMGGLGPHAYTASKHAIVGLTKNTACELGRYGVRVNCISPFGVATSMLVNGLRGVDEDEEDCVMNFGVPSEQEVEKTEEFVRGLANLQGTTLRAIDIAEAAVYLASDGAKYVSGHNLVVDGGVTTASKCLGF from the exons ATGCCTGCTCAAGTGATACCAGAGAAGACCATTCAAGGCATTGACCATCATGTCCTAGGGAGAGAAAACCCTCCTCCCTCCCCTAAAAG TTTGGATGGGAAAATTGCTGTGGTGACTGGAGGAGCTAGAGGGATTGGAGAGGCTACTGTCAGACTATTTGTGAAAAATGGTGCAAAGGTTGTTATTGCAGATGTCAATGACACTCTTGGCTTGGCAGTGGCCGACTCATTAGGCTCAAATGCCACATTTGTTCACTGTGATGTTAGCTTGGAAGAAGACATTGAGAACCTGATCAACTCCACAACAGCGCGTTACGGCCGAATCGACATCCTCGTCAACAATGCTGCAGTGCTTGGAAATCAATCCAAACGCAAGAGTATTATGGAATTCGACGCCGATGAATTCGACAAGATAATGAGCATAAATGTAAGAGGAATAGCCCTAGGAATCAAACATGCTTCAAGGGTCATGACTAAAAGAGGCTGTGGAAGCATAATCAACATGGCTAGTGTAGCAGGAGTCATGGGAGGGCTAGGTCCGCACGCTTACACGGCTTCAAAGCATGCCATTGTTGGATTAACAAAGAACACAGCTTGTGAGCTTGGAAGGTATGGAGTTAGAGTTAATTGTATTTCTCCATTTGGGGTTGCAACATCAATGCTTGTTAATGGATTGAGAGGGGTTGACGAGGACGAGGAAGACTGTGTTATGAATTTTGGGGTTCCAAGTGAGCAAGAAGTGGAGAAGACAGAGGAATTTGTGAGGGGACTTGCTAATCTTCAAGGGACAACATTGAGAGCTATTGACATTGCTGAGGCAGCGGTTTATCTTGCTAGCGATGGAGCCAAGTATGTCAGTGGTCACAACCTAGTTGTGGATGGTGGAGTCACCACCGCATCAAAATGTCTTGGCTTCTAA
- the LOC119995681 gene encoding putative pentatricopeptide repeat-containing protein At3g08820: protein MTILTNPASPSFQKAVQIKTRLLQGLDTFNQFKHVHAALLRHGLDQDNYLLNMLLRSSFDLGNTSYTRLLFDQTQEPNIFLWNTMVRGLVFQDCCEEALQFYHWMRGQGFLPNSFTFPFVLKACSRVLDFRLGLKAHSLVVKAGYDDQVFVKTSLLSLYAKCGYLDYAYKVFDEIPDKNIVSCTAIISGYVGQGKYKEAIESFRRLLEMGLSPDSFTIVRVLKACTKAGDLRSGEWIDGYISEIGMTRNVFVTTSFVDFYAKCGSMEKARCVFDGMHERDIVSWSSMIQGYASNGQPKEALDLFFKMLKENLRPDRYSMVGALSACARLGALELGEWASNLMDRNDFLANPVLGTALIDMYAKCGCIARAWEVFQGMKEKDRVVWNAVISGLSMTGHVKSAFGLFGQVEKFGIQPDGNTFMGLLCACTHAGLVNEGRRYFNSMHHVFSLTPTIEHYGCMVDLLGRAGLLDEAHQFIKNMPMEANAVVWGALLSGCRLHKDIYLAEHVLKQLIAIEPWNSGNYVLLSNIYSASNRWDDAAKIRSNMNEKRMVKIPGCSWIEVDGIVHEFLVDDKSHPLSEKIYTKLAELAKGLKAVGFVPTIDHVLFDIEEEEKEHFLGCHSEKLAIAFGLITTTPKEVIRVVKNLRVCGDCHEAIKFISKITGREIIVRDNNRFHCFNDGSCSCKDYW, encoded by the coding sequence ATGACCATATTAACAAACCCCGCTTCTCCGTCGTTTCAAAAGGCAGTGCAGATTAAGACACGCCTCCTTCAGGGCCTCGACACATTTAATCAATTCAAGCATGTCCACGCCGCGCTTCTTCGTCATGGCCTCGACCAGGACAACTATCTACTTAACATGCTCCTGCGATCCAGCTTCGACCTCGGTAACACCAGCTACACCCGCCTCCTCTTCGACCAAACCCAAGAACCCAATATCTTCCTATGGAACACCATGGTCCGCGGCTTGGTCTTCCAAGACTGCTGCGAAGAAGCCTTGCAGTTTTACCACTGGATGCGTGGACAGGGATTCTTGCCCAACAGCTTCACTTTCCCTTTCGTTCTAAAGGCGTGCTCACGGGTATTGGATTTTCGGTTGGGGTTGAAGGCGCATTCTCTTGTGGTGAAGGCCGGATACGATGACCAGGTGTTTGTTAAGACCAGTTTGCTATCATTGTACGCGAAATGTGGGTATTTGGACTATGCTTATaaagtgtttgatgaaatcCCTGACAAGAATATTGTGTCTTGTACTGCGATCATTAGTGGCTATGTAGGGCAGGGGAAGTATAAGGAAGCTATTGAATCATTTAGGAGGTTGTTGGAGATGGGTTTGAGTCCGGACAGTTTTACCATCGTGAGAGTCCTAAAGGCCTGCACCAAGGCTGGGGATTTGAGAAGTGGAGAGTGGATAGATGGATACATTTCGGAGATTGGGATGACAAGGAATGTGTTTGTGACTACCTCTTTTGTTGACTTTTATGCTAAGTGTGGAAGCATGGAGAAAGCGCGTTGTGTCTTTGATGGGATGCATGAAAGGGATATAGTTTCTTGGAGTTCTATGATACAAGGTTATGCATCCAACGGGCAGCCCAAAGAAGCCCTAGACCTTTTCTTCAAAATGCTGAAGGAGAATCTGAGACCAGATCGATATTCCATGGTTGGAGCTCTTTCTGCTTGTGCAAGATTAGGAGCACTGGAGTTAGGGGAGTGGGCAAGCAATTTGATGGATAGAAATGATTTTTTGGCTAATCCAGTGTTGGGTACAGCGTTAATTGATATGTATGCTAAATGTGGGTGCATTGCAAGAGCCTGGGAAGTCTTTCAGGGGATGAAGGAGAAAGACCGAGTGGTATGGAATGCTGTGATATCTGGGCTTTCCATGACTGGGCATGTCAAAAGCGCATTTGGGCTTTTCGGCCAAGTGGAGAAATTTGGGATTCAACCTGATGGGAATACTTTCATGGGCTTGCTTTGTGCCTGTACTCATGCTGGTTTGGTTAATGAGGGTCGCCGATATTTCAATAGCATGCATCATGTCTTTTCCTTGACTCCTACAATTGAACATTATGGTTGCATGGTGGATCTTCTTGGTCGTGCAGGTTTACTAGACGAAGCTCAtcagtttataaaaaatatgcCGATGGAAGCAAACGCGGTGGTTTGGGGAGCCTTGTTGAGTGGATGTAGGTTGCATAAGGATATTTACCTAGCTGAACATGTTCTAAAGCAACTCATTGCGATAGAACCATGGAACTCGGGAAATTATGTTCTCTTGTCAAATATATATTCTGCAAGTAATAGATGGGATGATGCAGCAAAAATAAGGTCAAACATGAATGAGAAAAGAATGGTAAAAATACCTGGTTGCAGTTGGATTGAAGTGGATGGAATTGTCCATGAGTTTCTTGTGGATGACAAGTCCCATCCCTTGTCGGAGAAGATCTACACAAAGCTTGCTGAACTCGCTAAGGGGTTGAAAGCGGTCGGATTTGTTCCAACCATAGATCATGTGCTTTTTGACAtagaagaggaggagaaggagcaTTTCCTTGGTTGTCACAGTGAGAAACTGGCAATTGCATTTGGTTTGATCACCACAACTCCAAAGGAAGTGATTCGAGTTGTGAAAAACCTTCGTGTATGTGGTGATTGTCACGAGGCCATAAagtttatttcaaaaattacaGGCAGAGAGATAATTGTCAGAGATAACAATAGATTTCACTGTTTCAATGATGGTTCATGTTCATGCAAAGATTACTGGTGA